The following coding sequences are from one Hippopotamus amphibius kiboko isolate mHipAmp2 chromosome 9, mHipAmp2.hap2, whole genome shotgun sequence window:
- the LOC130829215 gene encoding putative olfactory receptor 10D4, with protein sequence MKNYTPVTEFLLMGIPHTNGLENVLFVLFLGFYLLTLLGNLLILLAILTSSNLHTPMYFFLGNLSVFDIFFPSVSSPKMMLYLMGKSRTISYQGCASQVFFYHFLGCTECFLYTVMAYDRFAAICHPLRYTVIMNHRVCTIMTLGTWTGSCLHASVLTYLVFKLPYCGPNEVGNFFCDIPVVLPLACADTSLAQTVSFTNVGVVALMCLLLILTSYTRIVISILKISSSEGRRRAFSTCSAHLTSILLFYGPVVLIYLRPASSPWLDSVVPVLNNIVIPSLNPLIYTLRNKDVKLVLRKALIQEVHICGA encoded by the coding sequence ATGAAGAATTACACTCCAGTAACTGAGTTCCTCCTCATGGGAATCCCTCACACAAATGGCCTGGAAAATGTGCTCTTTGTCTTATTCCTTGGCTTCTACTTGCTCACTCTTCTGGGGAATCTGCTCATTCTTCTGGCCATCCTCACTTCCTCcaacctccacacccccatgtatttcttcctgggGAACCTGTCAGTGTTTGACATATTTTTCCCTTCAGTGAGTTCCCCCAAAATGATGCTCTACCTAATGGGGAAAAGTCGAACCATCTCTTACCAGGGCTGCGCCTCCCAGGTCTTCTTTTACCACTTCCTGGGTTGTACTGAGTGTTTCCTCTacactgtgatggcctatgaccgctttgCAGCCATCTGTCACCCCTTGCGATACACAGTCATTATGAACCACAGGGTGTGCACCATCATGACTCTTGGCACCTGGACGGGGAGCTGTCTGCATGCATCTGTCCTCACATATCTTGTCTTTAAGTTACCCTACTGTGGCCCCAATGAGGTGGGCAATTTCTTCTGTGATATCCCGGTGGTGCTGCCCCTGGCCTGTGCAGACACCTCTCTAGCTCAAACAGTGAGCTTTACCAATGTAGGTGTTGTGGCACTCATGTGTCTTCTTCTTATCCTCACTTCTTATACTCGCATTGTTATCTCTATATTGAAAATCAGCTCCTCAGAAGGCAGGCGCAGAGCCTTCTCCACCTGCAGTGCCCATCTGACTTCCATCCTGCTCTTCTACGGACCAGTGGTCCTCATTTATCTCCGGCCTGCCTCCAGCCCTTGGCTGGATTCTGTGGTTCCAGTGTTGAATAATATTGTTATCCCTTCCCTAAATCCTTTGATATACACCTTGAGAAACAAGGATGTGAAGTTGGTTCTGAGAAAAGCACTAATCCAAGAAGTGCATATTTGTGGAGCATAA
- the LOC130829211 gene encoding olfactory receptor 958-like, which produces MQNYTSVAEFILLGIPNTGGLENMLFVLFLAFYLFTLLGNLLIFLTILVSSNLHTPMYSFLGNLSVFDICFPSVSSPKMMLYLMGQSQTISYQGCASQVFFYHFLGGTECFLYTVMAYDRFVAICHPLQYMVIMNHKVCTRLIVGTWLGGCLHGSILTFLVLRLPYCGPNEVDNFFCDIPVVLPLACADTSLAQTVSFTNVDVVTLTCFFLILTSYGHTILSILKINSCEGRRQAFSTCSAHLISILLLYGPVMLIYLWPASSPWLDSVIQVLNNIVTPSLNPLIYTLRNKDVKLALRKVLTQVVHFPGA; this is translated from the coding sequence ATGCAAAACTACACTTCCGTGGCAGAGTTCATCCTGTTGGGAATTCCTAACACTGGAGGGCTGGAGAACATGCTGTTTGTCCTGTTTTTGGCCTTCTATCTCTTCACCTTGCTGGGAAACCTGCTCATCTTCCTCACCATTCTGGTTTCTTCcaacctccacacccccatgtattcCTTCCTGGGGAACCTGTCAGTGTTTGACATATGTTTCCCTTCAGTGAGTTCCCCCAAGATGATGCTCTACCTAATGGGGCAAAGCCAGACCATCTCTTACCAGGGCTGTGCCTCCCAGGTGTTCTTTTACCACTTCCTGGGTGGTACTGAGTGTTTCCTCTACAccgtgatggcctatgaccgctttgTCGCTATTTGTCACCCTTTGCAGTACATGGTTATCATGAACCACAAGGTGTGTACCCGCTTGATAGTGGGCACTTGGCTGGGTGGCTGCCTGCATGGAAGTATCCTCACCTTTCTTGTCCTTAGGTTACCCTACTGTGGCCCCAATGAGGTGGACAATTTCTTCTGCGATATCCCGGTGGTGCTGCCCCTGGCCTGTGCAGACACCTCTCTAGCTCAGACAGTGAGTTTCACTAATGTGGATGTTGTGACTCTTACATGCTTTTTTCTTATCCTTACTTCCTATGGCCATACCATCCTTTCCATACTGAAAATCAACTCCTGCGAAGGCAGGCGCCAGGCATTTTCAACCTGCAGTGCCCACCTGATTTCAATCCTCTTGCTCTATGGGCCTGTGATGCTTATCTATCTCTGGCCTGCTTCCAGCCCTTGGCTAGACTCTGTTATTCAAGTGTTAAATAATATTGTTACCCCTTCCCTTAATCCTTTGATTTACACCTTGAGAAACAAGGATGTGAAATTGGCTCTGAGGAAAGTATTAACTCAAGTGGTCCACTTTCCTGGGGCATAA